The sequence CGCACGGCGGTCGCGCTCACCCCCGACGAGGGCGCCGCGGCCGCCGAGCGGCTGGGCTTCCCCCTGGTGATCAAACCGCTGACGGGATCGTGGGGACGGCTCGCGGCGGCGGTGCGCGACCGGGACGCGGCGCAGACCGTCCTGGAGCACCGGGCCGCCCTGCCCTCACCGCTCCAGCACATCGTCTACCTGCAGGAACTCGTCGACAAACCGGGACGCGACATCCGGGTGATCGTGGCCGGGGACACGGTCGTGGGCGCGACGTACCGCTACGCGGACGGCTGGCGCACCAACACCGCCCGGGGCGCGCGCTCCGAGCCCTGCCCGCTCACGCCCGAGCTGGTCGAGCCGGCTCTGCGGGCAGCGCGGGCCGTGGGCGGCGGGATCCTGGGCGTCGACCTGATCGAGGGGCCGCGGGGGCCGCTCGTCCTGGAGGTCAACCACAACGTCGAGTTCCGCGGGTTCCAGGACGCGCACGGCGAGGACGTGGACGTCGCGGACGCGATCGTCTCCCACGTGCTGGAGGCGGCGTGATCCGGGCCGCCGTCATGGGCGCCGCCGGCTACCTCGGCGGCGAGCTGCTGCGGCTGCTCATCGGCCATCCGGGGACGGAGGTCGCGCACGCGGTCTCGACCCGGTTCCCCGGCCGCCGCGTGGACTCCGTCCACCCCAACCTGCGGGCCCAGACCGACCTGCTGTTCAGCGCCCCCGACGACCTCGACGCCTGCGACGTGCTGCTCATGGCGACCCCGCACAAGGCCACCATGGGCCTGCTGCCCGAGATGAGGGGACGGGCCAAGACGGTCATCGACCTCTCGGGGGACTTCCGCGACCCCGACCCCGCCGTCTACGAGCGGTACTACGGCGTCCCGCACACCGCGGCAGAGCTGCTCGGCGCGTTCGTCCCCGGCGTCCCCGAGCTGTTCCGCGCGGAGCTGGCCGAGGCCGACCTCATCAGCGTGCCCGGGTGCATGGCCGCCGCGGCGATCCTCGCGCTGCACCCCCTGACCGGGCTGATCGGCCCGGACGTGCACGTCGACGCGCGCACCGGGTCGAGCGGGTCGGGCGCGCTCGCCGGGGACGCCAACCTGCACGCCGAGCGCAGCGGCGCGCTGCGGGTGTTCGCCCCGGTGCGG is a genomic window of Actinomadura citrea containing:
- the lysX gene encoding lysine biosynthesis protein LysX gives rise to the protein MRPVAVLASRVRYEEKRIFTALERRGVPYAHVDTRRFSAELGGGTAPGGRSADADGPLYAAALNREISHSRGLYASMLLEARGVPTVNRSEVIAVCGDKLRTSLELERAGVPAPRTAVALTPDEGAAAAERLGFPLVIKPLTGSWGRLAAAVRDRDAAQTVLEHRAALPSPLQHIVYLQELVDKPGRDIRVIVAGDTVVGATYRYADGWRTNTARGARSEPCPLTPELVEPALRAARAVGGGILGVDLIEGPRGPLVLEVNHNVEFRGFQDAHGEDVDVADAIVSHVLEAA
- the argC gene encoding N-acetyl-gamma-glutamyl-phosphate reductase, whose protein sequence is MIRAAVMGAAGYLGGELLRLLIGHPGTEVAHAVSTRFPGRRVDSVHPNLRAQTDLLFSAPDDLDACDVLLMATPHKATMGLLPEMRGRAKTVIDLSGDFRDPDPAVYERYYGVPHTAAELLGAFVPGVPELFRAELAEADLISVPGCMAAAAILALHPLTGLIGPDVHVDARTGSSGSGALAGDANLHAERSGALRVFAPVRHRHEAEVARLTGLNARMTATGVEAVRGVQVVCHATGTGSVDERAVRRAYRERYAGEPFVRIVAHRTGTHRLPDPKLLSGSNYCDVGFAVDGDRITAIAALDNLVKGGAGAAVQCLNIRTGQPETLGLGFPGLHPV